TCCTGGTCATGAATTGAACTTGCAATCACTCCGAACCATTGCCAAAGCCATCAAGGACGGCACTTTCAATGCTGAACCTGTCCAGCATACAGAAGGCCTCTTCACGAGTGCCCATCCCTCGCCCGACGATGGCGAAAGCGTCGAAGATGGCGAGGAGCAGGATGTCCAGGAGCTCCACGAGCCTCTAGGATGTATGATGAAGGACTCTAGAGGAAAGTTCCGCTACGTCGGTGCTCATAGTGAGATACCCTTCAACGCTGCAGTGGCAACCCTGGGTATGCAAAGGAAGAACCCCTCCATCATCCCAACGCCCAAGGTAGGATCATATCCGCCTACGCTTGCGACTGCATCACCGGCCACTACCCCAGGAGGCGTAGAAGAGAGCTACTATCTACCCGGCCGAGAACTGTGTGATGTTTACATCTCGCGCTTCTTGGAAGAAGTTCACTGCATATTTTGGCTCTACCCCGTTGAAACATTGTTGCGGCGTGTGGACAGCACATACTCCGAGTCAGCGCCACGTTCGTCAAGCTCCTGGATGTGCTCCCTCTACATCATGTTTGCCATGGGCGCTGCGAACTATGTAGGCGATAATGGCAAGTCTCCGCCACCAGACTGGCCAGCTGCGTTGGACTTGAAGACTTCTGAGGACTACATCACGCTTGCCAAACAACTCATTCCCACAGTGTACGACGAGGCTGACATTGACAGCATCCGTGCCATGGCCATGATGGTATGGCATACATGATACCTTTGTATGATTGCACTAGCTAACCAGCACCAGTCTCTTGCCATGGAAACCTTATGCTCCAGAGTCAGCTCCTACTTGTACATGGGAGCCAGTGTGCAGATGGCGTATTCACTCGGTTTACATCGCGACCAGACGGCAGAAAGTGCTAGCGCAATGGATCGAGAACAGAATCGCAGGATTTGGTGGTCACTTTTCATGCTCGATCAAGAGATCTCGTCTAGAGGCGGCAGCCCAACCGTTATCGACGAGCGCTTCA
This sequence is a window from Pyrenophora tritici-repentis strain M4 chromosome 4, whole genome shotgun sequence. Protein-coding genes within it:
- a CDS encoding aldehyde dehydrogenase, with product MRILEHFFPGHELNLQSLRTIAKAIKDGTFNAEPVQHTEGLFTSAHPSPDDGESVEDGEEQDVQELHEPLGCMMKDSRGKFRYVGAHSEIPFNAAVATLGMQRKNPSIIPTPKVGSYPPTLATASPATTPGGVEESYYLPGRELCDVYISRFLEEVHCIFWLYPVETLLRRVDSTYSESAPRSSSSWMCSLYIMFAMGAANYVGDNGKSPPPDWPAALDLKTSEDYITLAKQLIPTVYDEADIDSIRAMAMMSLAMETLCSRVSSYLYMGASVQMAYSLGLHRDQTAESASAMDREQNRRIWWSLFMLDQEISSRGGSPTVIDERFTKVTTLMPSEQILYPGLHTPLAWLTTAVSLCRLKRDIIQSVYMERSSNSISFSTVSNSLLLLQKWYRQVPAHLKYDVPSPPTHKRAVAIIHLQYWSTTILLTRPFLLYLVIKYSTLASSKKIWFERMGKTCIDAAQKSAAILAQMADDGVLSSLTAFDSTCILRLLMVFVLAYAHTRTPQYNANIEKLVSIIRGMEQIGFTKMVTEETPMRLAELGIPERVSPSNGDANAPVHLDDDMIAQLWGNWDPNFMTPLQAQQSLDLTFDDSGAFDINSEILAFTNLDESIVIDPVHAYSHFEMQQ